The following nucleotide sequence is from Rattus norvegicus strain BN/NHsdMcwi chromosome 13, GRCr8, whole genome shotgun sequence.
cacgttggaaaaaagaaaaaagaaaagaaaaaaaaaggaaggaagaaaaaagaaagaacttgacTCATACTTTAAACAAACActacttaccttttttttttttttttttttttgagacagggaaaaTAGAGAGTCCTGGTTATCCTGGGCTTAAGAGTGTGACTGCCACACACAGTTACTTGTCCAGTTTCTGTCCCTGTCAAGTTGCCTGCTGACTTATTTTGAGTGGAACTACACTACACGCTCCTCTATGGCTTCCTTCACTAAACACTGTTTTTTAAAATCCCTTTGTGCAGCAGCATTAATGTATCTTTCACCCCTTTTAGGGGCTGAAAAAAACTGCACGGTACAAACAGACTGCAAGTGTTTTTAGCCATTTCCCCACTAACGGGCATCTGGTTTGTTCCCAAGTTTCGTATTTTACAGATAAAGCTGCTCTGTCACACACTTCCatttctcttgggtatatgctaGGCACGGAAAGACTAAAACAGTAACTCTGTTTAATTCCTGAAGGAATGATTAGgtttcaaaagcaatttacacCGCTATCAACAGTGTAGGGAGGGAGCCAGGGACATACCACATGACATGTCCAGCAGCGGTATACGAGAGTTACAATTTCTCCACACCCTCCCTGTCCTTGTCATCTGGTCTTCAGTGTCTTGCCAAGTATAGAGTATATCTCTTATAGTTTCGAATTGTATTCTCTGGGGACTGCTAGCAAGTATTTTAAGATGTTTGGTGGTAATTATGTATCATTTACTGAGGAATGTCTACTCAAATCACTTGCCCATTTCTACTGAGTTGGCTTTAGCACCGAGTTCTAAGAGCTATCTACATATTAAACATGTGCCATCTATCAAGGACacaatttgcaaatattttttccATTCTGTGGGTAATCTTTTCAAAGtatccaggctgacctcaaacttttgatcctcctgcctcagccactaaGCAGTGTACCATCAGCATGTACCAACATGCTCAGCTCAAGTTCTTCATTGTATGTCAGTAAGAACTGAGGTATTGATTTTGATAGAACAGACTTCATCCATTGTCCCTGATGTCAGCATCCTAGCTAGGAATGCCTAAGTAATTTGTAAGCATGAAGATTCATTGCGATGCTCTCCTGTAAGGTCTTCTATCTAGGTGCTGATTTTGCATTCAGTTCTTGGAAGTTTTTGGACTGAATTTTTACATATGGTGTATACATCCTAGCTTTCAAATGGCTATTAAGTTGTCTCAGAATGTCACCATATGAATGTCTTTTTATTCCCACACCCACCCCcaacttgatttttttcaagacagagtttctctgtatagccctgaaacttactctgtaaaccaggctgaccttgaactcacaaatatctgcctgcctctgtgtaacccccagcccccatgttgggattaaaagcatgcaccaccaccacccagctatgaatgtcttttgggctggagagatcttccagaggtcctgagttcaaatcccagtgaccACGTGATGGCtgtcaaccatctgtaatgagatctgatgccctcttctggtgtgtctgaagacagctacagtatgcttatatataatgaatacataaatctttaaaaattaaaaagttcatTTACTATAAGTGGGTGGGTTTGTTTCTGGGCTCTTCTACCCTACTTATATGGGTATCTGTTCTCTCATCAACATTtccattgcatttatttattttgtatgtggtgCGGTACATGAGGAAGTCAAACAACCGGCCGTGAGTCACTTCACTCCTTTACACCAGGTGGAACCTGGGAATCaaagtcaggcttggcagcaagggccttCCCCAGAtgaatcatctcaccagccctagaTATCTGCTCTCCAATAACTACCACACTGTCTCGATTTAACAGAGCCTTCTAGccaattttcctttttaatgtttAGGTTTTTCTGGGTCCCTTGAAATTCCATACAAAATGAAGCCTGTCGTGGTGCTACACATCTTTAATTTCctcattcaggaggcagaggcaagcagatctctgagtttgaggtcagtctggtctacacagcaagtttcaggacagcaagggctatacagagaaaccctgtcaacaaaatagacaaaacaaagcaaaacaaacaaaaatccatatAAAATCATCTTGAAAAAAGACATCGGCCCCAATGCTGAGGGAGAGGCAGGTTTACTGCAATTGTGAGGgcacctggtctacatagcaagttttagCCTAGTCAGGAGAACATAGACTCTTTTCTGTCGCAAAAAcgaaaacaaagtaaaagaaataaggCAACAGAGTCTGCAGGGCATGGGAACTGACTGGATATTGGCATGCAGAATAAACTTTCAGGGTAGAAGTAATTAGACTATAGGCACTTTAAGTTTtaatcatatctatctatctatctatctatctatctatctatctatctatctacgtgtgtgtgtgtgtgtgtgtgtgtgtgtacatgggacACATGTGGAAATCAAAGGTCAACtattgggagttggttctctcctttcacctttatgTGGGCtccaagaatcaaactcagattggTAAGActgtgtggcaaacactttacctatTTAAGTCCATAAGTGCCTTTTAAAAAACCCAATCTGGAAACCCTATTCTGTACCAAGTGTCTTATTAATTTTAGAGATCAAATGTCACTAAAGGAAGTGAGCCCTCAGTTTATTGCCCTAGAATTCCCTTTTTTCAGTGTACACTTCTGTACTCATAATCGAGAAGCTTAGCTCCTTGTTCTCATTGACATCTTTGCTTATCATTTATTTTTGATGTGCTCTAGCCAACCTGATTAGAGAATTTCTCTCTTTTCACCAGAAAAGCGTCGTTTGGCAGCagcagagaccattacagaagaGAATAACTGACTGTGGGGTGGCCAGCCTCAACTGATACATTTCCAACACAACCCCAACACCTGAGAGGGCTTGGAATGATTGTGAGAGACACACGACCAGGGATTTTGTAAGACTGTCTTCTATGTATGACAAAGGAACTCCACCCATAAAATCTCAGCAGTAAATGCTGCCCACAGAAGACCTAGACAATGACAGCACCACAGACACACCAAAGTGGACGGGGGAAATCTCTCTGGGCCCCACTCCTAGATGGAGAGCTACTGACACTAAGCAGTGCTAAGTGAAGGAGAGCTAGTCCTGCCCAGGGAGGAGCCCTAGATGATTCCTCAGTACCCAGTGCTAAGCCCTGCAAGCATACACTTGGAAGCAACATCAGACAACGGAGTTGTACTTATACATTTATTTCTGTACAGCCCATTagtgtgtcttctctctctcttgctccttctctcctccccatatataaaaactaaatacaataaatattggAATGtattaatgtataaatacaattttgtgtgtgagtatgtgtaacaataataattagaggaaaaagagcttacgaatttgagagggagcagggagggggCACGGAAGTATTTGGATGAAGAAATGATGtaagtatattttaattaaaaataaaaaaattggttggggatttagctcagtggtagagcgctggcctagcaagcgcaaggccctgggttcggtccccagctctgaaaaaaagaaaaaaaaattaaaaacacacagacaaaagatGCAGTCTTTAGCTTGGCCATCACACCATGATACACAGAATATATCTGAGAGTCAGCAGTGACCATGAGTGCTGTGGGGTGGACGGCGGCTGAGCTGTCAGTCTATCTACTATGTACTGTTTCTTCCCTAAACAGAGCAGCTGTTTAGAGTGCAGACTGCTTTCCCAGGACCAGTGCTTTCCCAGGACCAGTGCTTTCCCAGGACCAGTGCTTTCCTAGGACCAGTGCTTTCCTAGGACCAGTGCTTTCCCAGGACCAGAAGTCATGTCGGGCAGCTCACAACCCTCTAACTCCAGATCCGGAGGCTCTGAAGCCCTGTTCTGGCCTCGGAAGTCACTGTGCTCATGTGAACACACCagctcacagatacacacatatacacataactaaaGATAAAAAACCTTATGAAAGCATAAGATTTTCATATGAACCAAGTACCATGTACAAGCACCATGTTTTACTACTTGCTTCTAGCAGCAAAAGCTGGAGGCTAAAAACCCAGCAGTATGCAGCAGTACACAGAGAAGAGTGTGGCAGACACAGAACGGGGCTTATACCAGTCACAGAGGTTCTTCGTGCACACAAAGAACTCCCTTTGTAGCATTCCCTGGTTTCTCTGGGCCAGCAAGGAGCAAGGGACCACATACACATTTTGTTGCAGTCACTGTCTCTTgccccaccccttctccctctctccagcctccctctttccttctgtgtgtgtgtgtgtgtgtgtgtgtgtgtgtgtgtgtgtgttttaacagttaaagacagggtctcctgtactCCAGGGTGATCTGGAGTTCAGTAAGTATGTTCTCAAGGATGACCTTTCATTGTTGAGATTACAGGAGCACCTTAATCAAACCTGGTCTTAGAAATTACTTTTTGACTAGCACATGACACTTAGCTACTGTTTTCTAGATTATTCTATATCAATATTTAACTTTGTATTCATTCcttatgaatttcacatcatcCCCCATCCTACTCACCCCCTGTTCCTTCAGATCTCTCCTCTGCTCTTGCAACCTCCCTCCTGCCCCCGGCCCCGCTAAAACAAAaacgttttttaaaaaagtaaaacaaacaaacaaagaacagcaACAGGACAAGAAATCTTGTTATGCATGTAGTGTGCACAGTGTGTCACACAATACACCCtcttgtccacacatctttacttgcaaatgttcattacactgagtcactggtctggttcaaggcctctggctatTGCCACGCCATCAGTACTgggtcctcactgggactcctctcagatatcctgttgctgccctgtgtcatggagatcctgtgcCTACCGTTCTGGATGGTTATcccttcacatgctccagcagCTCAGATGGGGCAGATgctggggtgggccaactcaaagttCTGGATCTGGACCTGGGTGGTGGCTAAGTTgttcagcctgccagctctcctgcgCCCACAtcaccagggtgagctctccagcactgctcagGCTAGCTCAACTAATACCACAGCTGGCAGGggtcagggtcagctctcctgccaTCAGGGCTGGCTCACCGACACCCATGCCACCAGAGACAGCTCAGAGCCATATTTTAAAAGACTAATTTTTATTAAGGCAATGCATACACATAACTTCAAAGACTAAATGAAAAGATTTCACACAGTGTGGAGACTTTGATGTATGCTTCTGGCTTCAAAGTCAGGCTGGATGAAACATGAAGGGAAAACAAAAGTTCGCACTTGGGGACTAAGACAAGACAAATATCTCTGCAGCCCAGAAACAGAACAAAGGTATAAAGCAAGCAGGGCTGAGGTAATAAATCCAATCATTTTATGTCTGAGAACAGGAGACGAGGGCTAAGAACTTAGGACTGTTAGCAATGAAGTGTTTCTATGTAAATTTATCACACAGTGGATTTTCTAGAAATTATAAGTGATGCTCACTAAAAGGGATTTCATACATTTTGTTGGAAGCTCAGCTCAGAATGGTCTGTCAGTGTGGAGAACCATGCTGCTGACCCCGAAGGCACTCTGGTGGCTAAGCTGTGACACGCGTAACTGCCATTTACTAGCTACGATGTGAATGTTTGTACAACAGGCTACCATCTGAACACAGCCGTGACATAGTAGCTCCCATGCAAACAGCAATATCCTCACTTCTAAACGTGCTACATCTTCACCAATGTTATGGTTTCTATTTCTCTAATTTTCCATACCTGGACATTACAGATGAGTACCAGTTTAACTTCAGAAATTAATCTCTGGTGGCATATAAAATAATAGTGCACAATATTACAATTGATGAGGTTTCAGATTTCATATAACCATAAATATAAACTTATTTATCACactcatttttaaattgtgctCTAATGTAGTCTTTTCCTAGTCACACATTGAAGTATACCTTTATAGTTTCCTTAAGCTTTATTTCTCTCTGCATTATAGTAGATTCTTTATTAGAAATTACATATGGATATATGTGGCTATGCCTATGACTTTCCCCAGGTGCAACAAGGGGGTATTGTGCATCGATGATGAAAAGTAGGCACTAGAACAACAGAGCTGGGAAAATAAGACTTCCTTCACTTACAGTTGCTGGGTGTCTGTGTTGAGGAAGGACAGCCTGAGGACACCTACATTTATTGGAAACATTGAATTGTCAATCAGTAATCTAAAAGGAGAGAGCACTGGGTTGAGGTGGACTAACTCTCACGCCCTACCAAACATCTCAGGAAGAAGCTAGGAAACAATCCTAACAGCTCAGTAATGTGCTTGCCATATGAGCACGCGGCCCAGGCTTTGGTCCTCAGGACCAGTTTACATATGTGAGAATGTATAAGACTAGTGTTCCCTTTGGTGATACAACGACAAAAGCCTAATTCCCTTAACCCATGAAGGTCTTTAAATATGGACTTATTCCCCTAAGGTCTTCTCTCAAATTCCAGTAAGCTTTGTAAGATGAGCACTGTCATTTGTCTCTGTGTCACCTGCAACCCTGAAATAATGTCTTAAACGTAGCAGGCAGTCAATAATCCGAGGCAATGGTGGAGCTGACCAGGAAATCCTCTCGTTACTCTGGTTACCGTTTCCAGATacatcacatttttatttatttttttatttatttattttgtatatgagtacactgtagctgtcttcagacacaccagaaggggacatcagatcccattacggatggttgtgagccaccatgtggttgctgggaattgaactcaggacctctggaagagcagtcggtgctcttaaccactgagccatctctccagccccacatttttattttttaaaatacttaaggAACAAGGATGACATTGACAGACATACTGACATGGAACGGGGAAGGAAAGCTCGGGCcttcaaccctagacaaagaactaaggaatgctgagagtgggagaagtaggcttcccagggaagagcacaccaactggttatccagTAGGAAACGGCCATGAAACATACGTGTAtaataagtaacattatatggcCTGAAGAGGTTGTGCTCATATTaggaatgcatacacacacacacacacacacacacacacacacagcaaaaattaaagaaaaagaggtcatgagtttgaggggtggtggtggtagatggGAGGtaatggagggagaaaggggaaggaagaaatgatggaattataaactcaaaaaataataaaattataataaaaatcttatacaaaaaagaaaagtgtttttttctttcctgtcttttcttagtttttttgagacagggtttctcagtgtatccttggctatcttagaacttactgtatagaccaggcaggcctcgtACTCAAGGAGAATCACCTGTCTccgcctcctgagtactgagattaaagatgtgtattgTCACTGCCTGGTGGggacaatgcttttttttttcccctggagctgaggaccgaacccagggccttgcgcttgctaggcaagcactctaccactgagctaaatccctaaccccgggGACAATGCTTCTTGAGAGTGACTTTTACTTCCCTGTTACATCCttgttctttttgtctttgtaAGCCTCTCATGTCTACATCCAGCACCCTACTTCCACAGCTATATACTGAACAGAGCTTTCCGCTCCTGCAGTTGATAGGAGTTCAATTCCTACCTGTGTGAGACGGCTCTCAATCGCCTGTGCCtgctgtaactacagttccaggaaaTCACTGCCTCTGGCCTCCCCGGTATTCATGTGCACAACTCCCTCTCCCCATATACATAATTTAAGATAATTAAAGTCAAACTATGTTTTAAATAATGACTCCCTTTCTGCTCCAGCCATGTGGCTGCCTTCTTATCTACCTGCCAAGATGATGCTGGATGGCCCCTGCAGGACAGCATCTCAGACAAGTTGTAAAAGATTTTCTGACcctaaaaatgagagaaaaggacagagaaaggTGTTCTCGACAAGGTGAAGATTTTACTAAATATTACAAGGATGCCAAAATTCTGTTAGTAAAATGCCAGAAAGAAAACTGATCATTAAAAGAATGTCTAACTGCTTACAAAATGATCCAGCCTTTTATGAAAGATGGGAATACAAACTGAAATATctcaaggaaaaggaaggaaaatgtgaAATCCTACTGAGAAAAGGTACGGAAGTTTCCAATAAGCATGTAGGCAAGTATTCAGGTGAGTAAGAAAGTTTATAATGTCAACCATTTATAATGGAAACCATTTATAATATCAACCACTGACAGGAAGTAATAGACAGAAACGATGTTTACTTTATTCTATTgtgaaaatactgatattttgtggaataaatgTCTTTATTTCAGAGTTCTGACTTATTAAATACAGCACAGGAGGAGAAACTAAAGTAATAACAATTCTGGTCTCTGTTAATTCTGTTAGGGCACCTGCTCACTTTCTCCGCTCTCTACCCTTCTCATTGCAATGTTCTGGGCAGGAGCCTGTTTGCTTTGTCCATATCATGATCTCCTTTCTGTTCTCATACCTTCCTTGCCCATGCTGGTTTCTGAGTCTTCCCAGGATAACTTGTCCTTCAGACCCTAGATCTATCATAAGTTGATACAAAACTCCCAATATGAGACAGATGTGACTCTAGGCATACTTCTGACCTACACCACACTGCTGTGGAAATACACCATTGAGAGTACGGACTCCATTACTAATCTGTTTATGGTCTCAAACGGCTTCTCAGCAATGCTAGGAAGACTGTGGTACTAACCTCACTGTCTCAGTTCCCATCCTGCAGAAGTTCAGACCACCTctacttcttcatttctttgaaCACAATAAACTGTCtctcataaaaaaaaatgtcctgagATGCAAGCTCGCTCAAGCCCTGTCACTCTAGAACCCATGGTATAGGTCCAAAAATATGCCACTTCTCGATGCAAACTCCCTCACATCACTGAAACCAAGCtacgatcttttttttttttttttttttttttggttcttttttttcggagctggggactgaacccagggccttgcgcttcctaagcaagcgctctaccactgagctaaatccccaacccccatgctaCGATCTTAATAAGACATCACACAACTATAAAAAAGGACACAGATATCTATGTAGAAAAATAGTGAAAATTATAAAGGACAAAAATGCTAATGTTTTTAATACAATAATCTTTTGCTTACTCTTCTCTTAGTTTTGGACCATGTAAAAATACAGCCCTAAAAGCAACAAGGAAATGTGTAAATCTGATCCCACAAGACAGTCCCACGCTTTACAACCTCACAGCCCAGAGGCGGAATGAGGAGGCGGAGACCATTGTTGAATGGATACAGAGGTTTAGATGAGGGTGATGCAATGTGCTAGAGTGAGAAGCTGTTTCCCGACAATAAGAATGTATCCAAAGCTACCAAACTATATACTTAAAATGGTGAAATAGTacattttttatgtatttctatTGCAAACCAATATCTcaaaagacacagagaagaggaagacgCCCACAATGTCTTCCTATTCATGCTGATGAACAAGACTGTAAGCTGACTCCTCCCTAGCTCTATCTTTCCCTAACTCCAGACTAACTGTTTTTGTCTAGGGGCCTCAGTTTCGCTCTAGAACATTAAGCTGAATATTTAGTTCCTCAAGGGCACAGTGGTCCCTTTTGTTGTGGTTTTTGGCATATAGAATTCCCACTGCCtgcaaaggaaagaaatatatttactctGACTGTCTTGACTGCTTCACATGGGAACGCTCAGCCATCAcgcctttcccttcctcttcccatcctcccaGGACATTCATACATAACTACCTGGTTAGTGCCGGACTTGAAAATTCAGTGAGAGCTTAAATCATTCTGATCCCTAGAGCAGGATGGCTTATACATTTggctgaatgtatgtctgtgaagACCAAGTATGCCTACTGTCTGTGGAGGCcggaagaggatgttggatccttTGCAGAAGTTGGAACTTCTACAAGATGACTAAttgtcatgtaggtgctgggaattgaacctgtttTCTGGGAGAACATCCAGGatttttaaccactaagccatctctccagccccctaaaagtAATTTTTTGAATGAATGGATCAATTAAAAATCAAGCCAGAGGCAGTGGGTGGGATGAAATGACCTCATACACCAACTCAGTACAGGATGATTCAAAATCAGAAGTCTTTCCAAAGACAAATGCAGAACGTATATTACATCTTATTTAACTATTCCACAACATACCTTGAGAATTCAGTATATTAACTATTTATTTCAGATCTGAGTCATTTGCTCGTGGAATAGACAGTCCTATATTTAGCCAGAGGAAGAACACTAAATGTCACAGTGCTGGGGAATATATGGCAGCGAACATGACCCTGAATATGCTCACAGAGGACATTGCACCTTGTGTATATATTATCAATTAGCATTTCACCTTCTCAAGAAAATTTAGAcaactaattctctctctctttttttaatatttatttatttatttatttatttatttatttattttgtaagtacactataactgtcttcagacacaccagaagagggcatcagatctcattacagatggttgtgagccaccatgtggttgctgggatttgaactcaggacctctggaagagcagtcagtgctcttaaccgctgagccatctctccagcccactaatTCTCTGAGGTAGAAGAACTGGCATAGAATATGTGCTCCCACACTGACGGCTGAACCCAGAACCACGTACATAATCTTCCTGGGATAATGTAAGTTCTAAGCACAATGTAAGAGGACAGGTATGTCTTCCCAAAGcacatttttgtttttggtttgagacagtgtctcattagGTAGCCCCGACTGGCCTAGACTTCACTGTGCAGACCAGAAcagcctcaaacccagagatccccttgcttctgccttcccagtgctggtgtTCAAGGCTTGTACTACAATACCCGGCTTACACCTAAGGACAGACAGTTCCTGATAGACGATGCTTGGCAGATTATTCACAACATTTCCTTTTATAAGTAAAGTTGCCACTTCTCAAGTCTCTCATGTTGcaaagaaaaagtggagaaatacaaaagaaaataaaattggggTAAGTGATTTAACCCCGGAAGGTGCCCATGAGGCTAAGTGGGCTCTACACCGTCTCTCGCTTAACCAATGTCGATCAATGTATGCACTGTGCTTCATTCTCCAGGTCTTATTCACATTTATAGCTGCTTCAAAATAGAATCACTAGAGTGACTACCATGTAGCATTCTGAGTAAGGGCATCCTGGTTGAGTAATCTCTTTCCTCTGTGCCTATCAAATCAAATGGGGTATGCGGTATTTGGTTATTTATACCCGAAGTTCATTTTTCAGAGACTGCATTTGCATTAGCATGCTTCTTCAGGCCGTTACTCAGGAACTTAATAAGCTTTGTAAAGACAAAGTGACACTCTCGATCGAGCTCTTCACTTAACTTTATTTTGAATGCAGcatgacattttaaatataaaatatgggTCTAGACCGGAATAGGGATCCATAATTTGCATTCTGTAAAATTATAGTGTGAAAATGACACCTCTCTAGAATAAAAACACTGTGGGAGAAAATATAGCATCCCACAGCCGAACTTAAAATGCCAGGAGATGCCTTGATCTGAATCAAAGCTTATAGAACCCCAGTGCTTTCAAGGTAAAGAAATTAAGGTTAAAAAGATTCCAGAAATGGatgtagaagaaaacattttcaaagggCTGGAGATGGCGCAGCCCTTTCGACCACATAAGGTTCTAAGTTCAGCtaccagcacccatgttggatgGCTAAAACTCCAAATCCAGGAGATCTGACTTCCCTACTCTGGTCTCCATGGCTACCTCCTCTCACAAGTGCGGAGACCTatgttcacagacacacagatgaccACATAATTAGAAATGGAATGAAAGAAAATGCCTGCGAGAAGCACAATGTTCATCTTGAAATGACTATCTAGCAAGCAGGAAAACAGAAGATAGCCTCCGCTATCACATGTTTCACAGAGACGAAATATTTCGCTTCGAGATACTTCGAGAAAAGTGAGGTACACACTTCTGCTATTATGA
It contains:
- the Cmc1l1 gene encoding COX assembly mitochondrial protein homolog, encoding MAPAGQHLRQVVKDFLTLKMREKDRERCSRQGEDFTKYYKDAKILLVKCQKEN